The proteins below are encoded in one region of Firmicutes bacterium CAG:345:
- a CDS encoding uncharacterized protein (product inferred by homology to UniProt), whose amino-acid sequence MTNEIKTMNKYLSYVIMGSKLFKIFMKNSEDTKLINIFAENLNKFHEHETILVDKIEEVGEANTDLNFMQKRVLSYYKIKICSETDDFMIAYEALKSMTNGMTKSLEFVYRFDKILPDDFISLGIKIIDFYIKTIEQLQEYLLLKLDKNKNC is encoded by the coding sequence ATGACAAACGAAATCAAAACTATGAATAAATATCTCTCATATGTGATTATGGGCAGTAAATTATTTAAAATTTTTATGAAGAACAGTGAAGATACTAAATTAATTAATATTTTTGCTGAGAACTTAAATAAATTTCATGAACATGAAACAATATTAGTAGATAAAATTGAAGAAGTTGGAGAAGCAAATACCGATTTAAACTTTATGCAAAAAAGAGTTTTATCTTATTACAAAATCAAAATTTGTTCAGAAACAGATGATTTTATGATAGCATACGAAGCTTTAAAGAGCATGACAAATGGAATGACTAAAAGTTTAGAATTTGTCTATCGCTTTGATAAAATTTTACCTGATGATTTCATTTCATTAGGTATAAAAATTATCGATTTTTATATAAAAACTATTGAACAATTGCAGGAATACTTGCTTTTAAAATTAGACAAAAATAAAAATTGCTGA
- a CDS encoding aTP-dependent chaperone protein ClpB (product inferred by homology to UniProt) — protein MAEQMYTRKVIEAINNAKEIAEENKQGIIDVPHILKAIISQEDSLYVSILSQLGINVNNVSEIIDNSVASQVRSDMEEAHMSSDLSKLFNDASRYQKEMKDDFLSIEHLLLAQFDNNNSIVKKLKEIEHYNAEEFSKTIDKIRGGNHVTSDSPEETYEVLKKYGRNLVEEVAKGKIDPIIGRDEEIRHVVQILSRKTKNNPILIGDPGVGKTAVVEGLAWRIFKGDVPFSLKDKTIFELDLGALIAGAKYRGEFEDRLKAVLNDIKKSNGKVILFIDEIHQLIGAGRTDGAMDAANLLKPMLARGDLHCIGATTLDEYRKYIEKDAAFERRMQKVMIDEPSVEDTIAILRGLVAKYEAHHGVSITDDALIAAVTMSKRYIADRFLPDKALDLVDEASAKVRMNLDSMPEALDEINRKLMQMEIERVSLKKDDSSSAQKRLQEMDADIANLKVRQNELTAKWQKEKQEVEGSKTLKNKLDMLKLELDKAISNADYNLAAKIQNNDIPLLKKQIADLKSKSQDQGRLLDEVVTEDNIAQVVSSWTGIPVSKLSTSESKKVLNLDAELRKRVIGQDDALQKVSDAIVRARAGINDPNRPLGSFLFLGPTGVGKTEVCKALAEQLFDSDQQIIRIDMSEYMEKYSVSRLIGAAPGYVGYEEGGQLTEAVRRKPYAIVLLDEIEKAHPDVFNILLQVLDEGRLTDGKGRTVDFKNTILIMTSNLGSEYLLQGNTKQEQDKVNALLKQTFKPEFLNRIDEIVMFNSLSPDSINAIIEKFLTNLQNTLQSKEITFTYDKSVVDKVKKDAYDPIYGARPIKRYIQKYIETPIAQKIIASQITHKANITAVDDDFVVTGE, from the coding sequence ATGGCAGAACAAATGTATACTAGAAAAGTAATTGAAGCAATCAATAATGCTAAGGAGATTGCTGAAGAAAATAAACAAGGAATAATTGATGTTCCACATATTTTAAAAGCAATTATTTCACAGGAAGATTCTTTATATGTTTCAATCCTCTCACAACTTGGAATTAATGTAAATAATGTCAGTGAAATAATAGATAATAGTGTTGCATCACAGGTTAGAAGTGATATGGAAGAAGCTCATATGTCTTCTGATTTATCAAAATTATTTAATGATGCTTCACGATATCAAAAAGAAATGAAGGATGATTTCTTATCTATTGAACATCTTCTTCTTGCTCAATTTGATAATAATAATTCTATTGTAAAAAAACTTAAAGAAATTGAGCACTATAATGCTGAAGAATTTTCTAAAACAATAGATAAAATAAGAGGCGGAAATCATGTTACAAGTGATAGTCCTGAAGAAACTTATGAAGTTTTGAAAAAATATGGACGTAACTTGGTAGAAGAAGTTGCAAAAGGTAAAATTGATCCAATCATCGGTCGTGATGAAGAAATTAGACATGTTGTCCAAATTCTTTCTCGTAAAACAAAAAATAATCCAATATTAATCGGTGATCCAGGTGTTGGTAAAACAGCTGTTGTCGAAGGATTAGCTTGGAGAATTTTCAAAGGAGATGTTCCTTTTTCTTTGAAAGATAAAACAATTTTTGAATTGGATTTAGGAGCACTTATTGCTGGTGCTAAATATCGTGGTGAATTTGAGGATCGTTTAAAAGCAGTTTTAAATGATATTAAAAAGAGCAATGGTAAAGTAATTTTGTTCATTGATGAAATTCACCAATTGATAGGTGCTGGTAGAACAGATGGTGCTATGGATGCTGCTAACTTATTGAAACCAATGTTAGCCAGAGGTGATTTACATTGTATTGGTGCAACTACTTTGGATGAATATCGTAAATATATTGAAAAAGATGCGGCGTTTGAAAGACGTATGCAAAAGGTTATGATCGATGAGCCAAGTGTCGAAGATACAATTGCAATTTTAAGAGGTTTGGTAGCAAAATATGAAGCCCATCATGGTGTATCAATTACAGATGATGCTTTAATTGCAGCTGTAACAATGTCCAAGAGATATATTGCAGATAGATTTTTACCAGATAAGGCTCTAGATCTGGTTGATGAAGCATCAGCAAAGGTTAGAATGAATTTAGATTCGATGCCAGAAGCACTTGATGAAATCAATAGAAAATTAATGCAGATGGAAATTGAAAGAGTATCTTTGAAAAAAGATGATTCTTCTTCAGCACAAAAACGTTTGCAAGAAATGGATGCAGATATTGCCAATCTTAAAGTAAGACAAAATGAACTCACAGCTAAATGGCAAAAAGAAAAACAAGAAGTTGAAGGCAGCAAAACATTGAAAAATAAATTGGATATGTTGAAGTTGGAATTAGATAAAGCCATATCTAATGCTGATTATAATCTTGCTGCAAAAATTCAAAATAATGACATTCCATTATTGAAGAAACAAATTGCTGATTTAAAATCAAAAAGTCAAGACCAAGGAAGATTGCTTGATGAAGTAGTTACTGAAGATAATATTGCTCAAGTTGTTTCATCATGGACTGGAATTCCAGTGAGTAAATTATCAACAAGTGAATCTAAAAAAGTTTTGAATCTTGATGCTGAATTGAGGAAAAGAGTCATCGGTCAAGATGATGCTTTACAAAAAGTATCAGATGCTATTGTTAGGGCACGTGCAGGTATCAATGATCCAAATAGACCATTAGGTTCCTTCTTATTCTTAGGCCCAACTGGTGTTGGTAAAACTGAAGTTTGCAAAGCTTTAGCTGAACAATTATTTGATTCTGATCAACAAATTATCCGTATAGATATGTCAGAATATATGGAAAAATATTCAGTATCACGTCTTATAGGTGCTGCTCCAGGTTATGTTGGCTATGAAGAAGGTGGTCAACTTACAGAAGCTGTTCGTAGAAAACCATATGCTATTGTTTTGTTAGATGAAATTGAAAAAGCACATCCTGATGTATTCAATATCCTCCTTCAAGTTCTTGATGAAGGACGTTTAACAGATGGAAAGGGAAGAACTGTTGATTTCAAAAATACAATTCTTATTATGACAAGCAACTTAGGATCTGAATATTTGCTTCAAGGAAATACCAAACAGGAGCAAGATAAAGTTAATGCTTTATTAAAACAGACTTTTAAACCTGAATTCTTGAATAGAATAGATGAAATTGTAATGTTCAATTCTTTAAGCCCTGATTCTATAAACGCTATCATCGAGAAATTCCTTACAAATTTGCAAAACACTTTACAAAGTAAAGAGATAACATTTACCTATGATAAAAGTGTTGTAGATAAAGTTAAAAAAGATGCATACGATCCAATTTATGGAGCACGTCCAATTAAAAGATACATACAAAAGTATATAGAGACACCTATTGCTCAAAAAATAATTGCTAGTCAAATTACACATAAGGCAAATATCACTGCCGTTGATGATGATTTTGTAGTAACTGGTGAATAA